From one Lotus japonicus ecotype B-129 chromosome 3, LjGifu_v1.2 genomic stretch:
- the LOC130744309 gene encoding uncharacterized protein LOC130744309 gives MLNSPKGTFFLYSLDTSDISKTTDKVSKMLEDAINYVGAENVVQILEDFEKILNVHKVTIKKGRNITTYIYSRTMLITLLRKETSGRDLIRPGATRFATAYLTLSCLSELETPLRAMFDSEDWRSTKFATSTEGEKVQRIVKDSQFWKNIVICLKAAGPMIEVLRLVDSDEKPAMGFIYDAIDTAKEKIITNFKGVKKRYESVWKIIDERWDKKLHRPLHAAGYYLNPYFH, from the exons ATGCTAAACAGTCCTAAAGGTACATTTTTTCTGTATTCATTGGACACTTCTGACATTTCAAAAACCACTGATAAGGTTTCAAAAATGTTGGAAGATGCTATCAATTATGTTGGAGCAGAAAATGTTGTTCAG ATATTAGAAGATTTTGAGAAGATTTTGAATGTGCATAAAGTCACTATAAAGAAGGGAAGAAATATCACCACCTACATATATTCCAGGACTATGCTTATTACTTTGTTGAGGAAAGAGACTTCTGGGAGGGACTTGATTAGGCCTGGTGCGACACGCTTTGCCACAGCATATTTGACTCTATCTTGTCTTAGTGAACTTGAAACACCATTGAGGGCCATGTTTGATTCAGAAGATTGGAGGTCAACTAAGTTTGCTACTTCAACAGAGGGGGAAAAGGTGCAAAGAATAGTAAAGGATTCTCAATTTTGGAAGAACATAGTGATATGTCTCAAGGCTGCTGGTCCTATGATAGAAGTCCTTCGCTTGGTGGATTCAGATGAAAAACCCGCCATGGGTTTCATATATGATGCAATTGATACCGCTAAAGAGAAGATAATAACAAACTTCAAGGGTGTCAAGAAAAG ATATGAGTCTGTATGGAAAATCATTGATGAGAGGTGGGATAAAAAACTTCATAGGCCCTTACATGCAGCTGGATATTATCTTAATCCATACTTCCATTAG